One Peribacillus simplex NBRC 15720 = DSM 1321 genomic region harbors:
- a CDS encoding LysE family translocator, giving the protein MYGIINYDVFLLTGILLNLIPGADTMYIVGRSISQGRPAGVYSVFGIITGSLIHTLFVAFGLSIILTKSVILFNAIKIVGVIYLMYLGIRMLIDKTNASFDIAPSSKLNIRKLYIQGLLTSLTNPKVSLFFIAFLPQFIDTKVSGSIPFIILGLTFTITGFLWCLFIASFSSYATKKLRGNQKVGMILNKMTGIIFIGMGLKLLQTKAPQ; this is encoded by the coding sequence ATGTACGGAATCATTAATTACGATGTATTTTTACTAACAGGAATTTTATTAAATCTTATTCCTGGTGCAGACACGATGTATATTGTGGGAAGAAGTATTTCACAAGGAAGACCAGCAGGTGTTTATTCTGTTTTTGGTATTATTACAGGATCATTAATCCATACGTTATTTGTTGCTTTTGGTTTATCAATCATTCTTACAAAATCTGTTATTTTATTCAACGCAATAAAAATTGTTGGTGTGATTTATTTGATGTATTTGGGAATTAGAATGTTGATCGATAAAACAAATGCAAGCTTTGATATTGCTCCATCCAGTAAATTAAACATCAGAAAGTTATATATACAAGGGCTTTTAACAAGTCTTACGAATCCAAAAGTTTCTTTGTTTTTTATTGCGTTTCTCCCACAATTTATAGATACAAAGGTTTCAGGATCTATTCCTTTTATCATTTTAGGACTTACTTTTACAATCACTGGATTTCTATGGTGTCTATTTATTGCATCTTTCTCTTCGTATGCTACAAAAAAACTAAGAGGAAACCAAAAGGTAGGAATGATTTTAAACAAAATGACAGGAATAATTTTTATTGGTATGGGGTTAAAGTTGCTGCAAACAAAAGCTCCTCAATAA
- a CDS encoding GNAT family N-acetyltransferase, translating to MEKPIHYTIEPPENFKQLLTLYESLGWNSLKLTVNDLKQMCTQSWYAIYAFDEQQLVGMGRVISDGVITGVVCGVCVLPSYQSKGIGKEMLNRIIEHCEQNRVIPQLLCVESLESYYETFGFEKFTIGMTKNINR from the coding sequence ATGGAAAAACCTATACATTATACAATAGAACCCCCTGAAAATTTTAAGCAATTACTAACCTTATATGAATCTTTAGGATGGAATTCACTTAAATTAACAGTTAATGATTTGAAACAAATGTGCACTCAAAGTTGGTATGCAATTTATGCTTTTGATGAACAACAGTTAGTGGGTATGGGACGTGTTATTTCAGATGGTGTGATTACTGGAGTGGTATGTGGAGTGTGTGTACTGCCGAGCTACCAGTCCAAAGGAATCGGCAAAGAAATGTTAAATCGAATAATTGAACATTGTGAGCAAAATCGAGTAATTCCTCAACTTTTGTGTGTAGAAAGTTTGGAATCATATTATGAAACTTTTGGATTTGAGAAGTTTACCATTGGTATGACAAAGAATATAAATCGATAA
- a CDS encoding transglycosylase domain-containing protein, whose amino-acid sequence MSETYRSRQERKQVEKIKQDQKKGKNSPKRRSFLKKVLLWCLLLGVVSIGIGAVTVAAMIKDAPKIDASKLVDPLSTKLYDKNGNFLYEYGKEKRTKIKYSQVPIMLEHAFIATEDAHFYEHNGIDIKGTARAIFKNLKGDFGSQGGSTITQQVIKNSFLSPQKTIKRKVQEWSLAYQLEQKYSKHQILMMYLNKIYLGDGAYGVAAAAKNYYGIDADHLNKLTLPEAAMLAGLPQSPSYYDPTEPEHVKAATNRRNIVLEAMYKQGYITKKQLEDAKKVPVTSGLVPKKKQQGMPYEAFLDAVVKEVERKLKNVDISSDGLSIYTTLDPKAQTFADKIMNTDTIISYPNDNFQGAFVFLDTKTGEVRAIEAVETNIKLPSEATTLRLILNVNQDLLSSQSLIMDRLLKIQNGLQHTKLMIMR is encoded by the coding sequence ATGTCAGAAACGTATCGTTCTCGTCAGGAACGAAAACAAGTGGAAAAAATAAAACAAGATCAAAAAAAAGGTAAAAACTCCCCTAAAAGAAGGTCTTTCTTGAAAAAAGTTTTACTTTGGTGTTTACTGTTAGGTGTTGTTTCAATTGGAATAGGGGCAGTTACGGTTGCAGCAATGATTAAGGATGCACCTAAAATAGATGCTTCAAAACTAGTCGATCCGCTTTCTACCAAATTATACGATAAAAACGGGAATTTCCTTTACGAATATGGTAAAGAAAAGCGGACAAAAATTAAGTATTCTCAAGTTCCAATAATGTTGGAACATGCTTTCATTGCCACGGAGGATGCACATTTTTATGAACACAATGGCATTGATATAAAAGGAACTGCGAGAGCAATCTTCAAGAACCTAAAAGGGGATTTCGGATCTCAAGGCGGGAGTACGATTACACAGCAGGTCATTAAAAACTCCTTTTTGTCACCTCAGAAAACAATAAAGCGAAAGGTACAGGAATGGAGCTTGGCCTATCAGCTTGAGCAAAAGTATTCTAAACATCAAATCTTAATGATGTATTTAAATAAGATCTACCTTGGAGACGGGGCATATGGTGTAGCAGCTGCCGCCAAAAATTACTACGGAATCGATGCCGATCATCTAAATAAATTAACGCTTCCGGAGGCCGCTATGTTGGCGGGGCTCCCACAGAGTCCAAGTTATTACGATCCCACTGAACCCGAACATGTGAAAGCTGCAACAAATCGTCGTAATATTGTTTTAGAAGCTATGTATAAACAAGGATATATTACGAAAAAGCAATTGGAGGATGCCAAGAAGGTTCCAGTTACATCAGGACTTGTTCCAAAAAAGAAACAACAAGGAATGCCGTACGAGGCGTTTTTGGACGCTGTTGTAAAAGAAGTTGAAAGAAAGCTGAAAAATGTAGATATCAGTTCGGATGGATTATCTATTTATACGACGCTAGATCCAAAAGCTCAGACCTTTGCGGACAAAATAATGAACACCGATACGATTATTTCTTATCCAAATGACAATTTTCAAGGAGCCTTCGTATTTTTAGATACAAAAACAGGAGAAGTTCGAGCTATTGAAGCGGTCGAAACCAATATAAAGCTTCCTTCCGAGGCAACAACTTTGCGGTTGATATTAAACGTCAACCAGGATCTACTTTCAAGCCAGTCTTTGATTATGGACCGGCTATTGAAAATTCAAAATGGTCTACAGCACACCAAATTAATGATCATGAGATAA
- a CDS encoding transglycosylase domain-containing protein has protein sequence MKRQPGSTFKPVFDYGPAIENSKWSTAHQINDHEITYSNGQSISNWDHQYHGMLSIRTALQWSYNIPALLTLQEVGMDKAQNFAENLGITFNNNKVYESYAIGSNTVNPLELAGAYSAFGNNGEYNTPHFVRKVVYPDGRVVNLTPKPKRVMHDYTAYLVTDMLRTVVKSGTGKTANVLGLDVAGKTGTTNFDSKTRVQYGYPSGSVNDSWFAGYTPQYTMAVWTGYTKNGPGNYMDGNTTKISHQMFKAMLEAFGTDQSSFQQPSDVYQVNNELFIKGANPEEAPPVTKNNKDKPFDIDGNKEDIKHKQKEEKHKQQEENKYKQKEEKHKQQEEKKHKQKEEKHKQQEEKKHKQ, from the coding sequence ATTAAACGTCAACCAGGATCTACTTTCAAGCCAGTCTTTGATTATGGACCGGCTATTGAAAATTCAAAATGGTCTACAGCACACCAAATTAATGATCATGAGATAACCTACTCAAATGGTCAATCTATTTCTAACTGGGATCATCAATATCATGGAATGTTGTCGATTAGAACAGCACTTCAATGGTCATACAATATTCCAGCACTCCTTACCCTTCAAGAAGTAGGGATGGATAAAGCACAAAACTTTGCAGAAAATCTGGGTATTACTTTTAATAATAATAAGGTGTACGAATCATATGCGATTGGAAGTAATACGGTTAATCCATTAGAGTTGGCAGGGGCATATAGTGCTTTTGGAAATAACGGTGAATACAATACACCACATTTTGTTCGTAAAGTTGTCTATCCTGATGGCAGAGTTGTTAATTTAACTCCAAAGCCAAAACGTGTTATGCATGATTACACAGCTTATTTGGTGACGGATATGTTACGGACAGTCGTAAAATCTGGTACAGGAAAAACAGCAAATGTCCTTGGACTAGATGTGGCTGGAAAAACTGGCACAACCAATTTTGATAGTAAAACCAGAGTACAATATGGATATCCATCCGGTTCGGTAAATGATAGTTGGTTCGCTGGTTATACACCGCAATACACTATGGCGGTTTGGACTGGATATACTAAAAATGGTCCAGGTAATTATATGGATGGAAATACAACTAAAATCTCGCACCAAATGTTTAAGGCCATGCTGGAAGCGTTTGGAACAGACCAAAGTAGCTTCCAGCAGCCTAGTGATGTATACCAGGTGAATAATGAACTGTTCATTAAAGGTGCAAATCCTGAAGAAGCTCCACCAGTTACAAAAAATAATAAAGATAAACCATTTGATATTGATGGAAATAAAGAGGATATAAAACATAAACAAAAGGAAGAGAAGCATAAACAACAAGAGGAAAATAAATACAAACAAAAGGAAGAGAAGCATAAACAACAAGAGGAAAAGAAACACAAACAAAAGGAAGAGAAGCATAAACAACAAGAGGAAAAGAAACACAAACAATAA
- a CDS encoding tRNA dihydrouridine synthase — protein MIDNFWRDLPRPFFILAPMEDVTDVVFRHVVSEAARPDVFFTEFTNTESYCHPEGIRSVRGRLTFTEDEQPMVAHIWGDKPEYFRQMSIGMAKLGYRGVDINMGCPVPNVTQNGKGSGLIRRPEVAANLIQAAKAGGLPVSVKTRLGFTDVDEWRDWLTHILKQDIVNLSIHLRTKKEMSKVDAHWELIPEIKKLRDQVAPDTLLTINGDIPDRQTGLKLAHQYGIDGIMIGRGIFNNPFAFEKQPKDHSSNELLDLLRLHLDLHDKYSKLELRPFKALHRFFKIYVRGFRGASELRNQLMNTESTEEVRALLDNFGSKNLDGMGEQ, from the coding sequence ATGATAGATAATTTTTGGCGTGATTTACCACGACCTTTTTTTATACTGGCACCAATGGAAGATGTGACGGATGTAGTTTTTCGCCATGTAGTGAGTGAAGCAGCAAGACCTGATGTGTTTTTTACAGAGTTTACAAACACGGAGAGCTATTGTCACCCAGAGGGCATCCGTAGTGTGCGTGGGCGTTTGACTTTTACAGAGGATGAACAACCAATGGTAGCCCATATTTGGGGGGATAAGCCTGAATACTTTCGGCAAATGAGTATTGGTATGGCGAAACTAGGCTATCGGGGTGTGGATATCAATATGGGCTGTCCTGTACCTAATGTGACACAGAATGGGAAGGGAAGTGGCCTTATCCGTCGTCCAGAAGTTGCAGCAAATTTAATACAAGCAGCAAAAGCAGGAGGATTGCCCGTAAGTGTAAAGACAAGGCTTGGTTTCACGGATGTAGACGAATGGCGCGACTGGCTAACACACATATTGAAACAAGACATTGTTAATCTTTCCATTCATCTGCGTACAAAAAAGGAAATGAGCAAAGTAGATGCTCATTGGGAACTAATCCCGGAAATTAAGAAACTTCGTGACCAGGTGGCACCAGATACACTCTTGACGATCAATGGGGATATCCCTGACCGTCAAACTGGCTTAAAGCTCGCTCATCAATACGGTATTGATGGGATTATGATTGGGCGTGGTATTTTCAATAATCCATTTGCCTTTGAAAAGCAGCCGAAAGATCATAGTAGTAATGAATTGCTAGATCTCTTAAGGTTGCATCTGGATCTCCATGATAAATATTCAAAATTAGAGCTACGTCCGTTCAAGGCTCTTCATCGCTTTTTTAAGATATATGTACGTGGGTTTCGAGGGGCAAGTGAATTAAGAAATCAATTAATGAACACAGAGTCAACAGAAGAAGTGCGTGCATTGCTAGATAACTTTGGGTCAAAGAATCTTGATGGAATGGGGGAACAGTAG
- a CDS encoding DUF2975 domain-containing protein, whose translation MKQVTTLFLKLAVIFIGIPVLALCIFLVPHMANFAAILYPNIAPMKYLVFIVMYGAAVPFYFALYQAFNLLRYIDENTAFSELSVKALKNIKCCAITISGLYVLGLPLFHFIAKKVDPPIVLMGLIIIFASLVIAVFAAILQRLLQEAINIKSENDLTV comes from the coding sequence ATGAAACAAGTTACGACACTCTTTTTAAAGCTAGCTGTTATTTTTATAGGAATCCCAGTTCTTGCATTGTGCATATTTTTAGTGCCCCATATGGCGAATTTCGCAGCAATATTGTATCCAAATATTGCCCCAATGAAATATCTCGTTTTCATCGTGATGTATGGAGCGGCTGTGCCTTTTTACTTTGCTCTCTATCAGGCTTTCAATCTTTTACGGTACATTGACGAGAACACAGCGTTCTCGGAATTATCTGTAAAGGCGTTAAAGAACATAAAGTGCTGTGCGATTACAATCAGTGGTTTGTATGTATTAGGTTTGCCACTCTTTCATTTTATAGCGAAGAAAGTTGACCCTCCTATTGTATTAATGGGACTCATCATCATTTTTGCTTCGTTGGTTATCGCCGTTTTTGCTGCTATCCTCCAACGGCTTCTACAAGAAGCGATTAACATAAAATCAGAAAATGATTTGACGGTCTGA
- the sigH gene encoding RNA polymerase sporulation sigma factor SigH — MSGFSLYDDISILELVRKGDIDSYEYLIRKYRSLVQAKARQYFLVGAEKEDIFQEGMIGLYKAIRDFKSDKQSSFKSFAELCIKRQIITAIKTASRQKHTPLNSYISLDKPIYDDDSGHTLIDKLPSEVMDPITLLIDREKAIDIELKMSEILSELEKTVLALYIDGETYQEISLKLNTHVKSIDNALQRTKKKLGKYLDNRELVI, encoded by the coding sequence ATGAGCGGATTTTCATTATATGATGACATATCCATACTAGAATTAGTGCGTAAGGGTGATATCGATTCATATGAATATTTGATAAGAAAATACCGAAGTTTAGTTCAAGCCAAAGCCAGACAATATTTTTTGGTTGGAGCAGAAAAAGAGGATATTTTTCAAGAAGGTATGATTGGTCTTTATAAAGCCATCCGTGATTTTAAATCGGACAAACAGAGTTCATTCAAGAGCTTTGCAGAACTTTGTATCAAAAGACAAATCATAACAGCAATCAAAACAGCCTCCCGCCAGAAACACACTCCCTTAAACTCCTATATCTCTTTGGACAAACCTATTTATGATGATGATTCGGGCCATACACTGATTGATAAATTACCAAGCGAAGTAATGGACCCGATTACCTTACTCATCGACAGGGAAAAAGCCATTGATATTGAGTTAAAAATGTCGGAAATCCTAAGCGAATTAGAAAAGACCGTATTAGCTCTTTATATAGATGGTGAAACGTATCAAGAAATTTCATTAAAACTAAACACTCATGTTAAATCTATAGATAATGCCCTGCAACGAACTAAAAAGAAACTTGGGAAATATCTAGACAATAGAGAACTAGTCATTTAA
- a CDS encoding site-2 protease family protein, which translates to MKESKSNKGWLSLGAIGLFFLGKMKWLFALLKIAKVGSLISIFVSLGAYALVYGWKFALALVYLIYIHEMGHLLAAKRKGIKTSNAIFIPFVGALIALKEEPKNANQEAYLAFGGPLLGTLAFLPAIPLFMMTENPFWLLVITLGAMINLFNLMPVHPLDGGRIVGVISTKLWVLGIIGMVVYLFLHPNPFLILFLLLGISKWWKEFRSETTRNQRDNIIELNQFGLRQLEQYAGATDEEKIRLVNIWNMELSQLHEKFNNMKRWHIPLFDDNKLKEKQLTEVKLNIYRSLMDAANSNEYQYGPTDFENIGTYERIVATFFKEVQEQTEIRDKEKSYYSSSLKTKVIWFSLYIGLAIFLMITSLYAGDLMEQYKTLLP; encoded by the coding sequence TTGAAAGAATCTAAATCGAATAAAGGATGGTTAAGTTTGGGGGCAATCGGGTTATTCTTCCTGGGGAAAATGAAATGGTTGTTTGCGCTATTGAAAATAGCAAAAGTAGGTTCTCTGATTTCTATTTTCGTTTCATTAGGAGCTTATGCCTTGGTTTACGGTTGGAAATTTGCCTTAGCCCTAGTCTATCTAATTTACATCCATGAAATGGGGCATTTACTTGCTGCTAAGAGAAAAGGCATCAAAACATCCAATGCCATTTTCATCCCGTTTGTCGGAGCGTTAATTGCCCTTAAAGAAGAACCCAAGAATGCTAACCAAGAAGCTTATCTTGCCTTCGGAGGTCCTTTATTAGGTACATTAGCATTTCTACCAGCCATTCCCCTATTTATGATGACGGAAAATCCATTTTGGCTTTTAGTTATTACACTTGGAGCCATGATTAACCTATTTAATCTAATGCCTGTGCATCCTCTTGATGGAGGACGTATAGTGGGAGTCATCTCCACAAAGCTTTGGGTATTAGGGATTATCGGGATGGTTGTATATTTGTTTCTCCATCCAAATCCATTTTTAATTCTTTTCTTATTATTGGGTATTTCTAAGTGGTGGAAAGAATTCCGTAGCGAGACAACCAGAAATCAAAGAGACAACATCATTGAATTGAATCAATTTGGTTTAAGGCAACTAGAACAATATGCAGGTGCAACAGATGAAGAAAAAATTCGCCTGGTTAATATTTGGAATATGGAATTAAGCCAACTACATGAAAAGTTTAACAACATGAAGAGATGGCATATCCCGCTATTTGATGATAATAAGCTAAAAGAAAAACAGCTGACCGAGGTAAAATTAAATATTTATAGGTCCTTAATGGATGCTGCTAATTCGAATGAATACCAGTACGGACCGACCGATTTTGAAAATATAGGCACGTATGAACGAATAGTAGCAACGTTCTTTAAAGAAGTGCAAGAACAAACTGAAATTAGGGATAAAGAGAAATCCTATTACTCATCTAGTCTCAAAACAAAAGTCATCTGGTTCTCATTATACATTGGGCTTGCCATTTTCTTAATGATAACAAGCTTATATGCAGGTGATTTAATGGAACAATATAAAACTTTATTACCGTAA
- a CDS encoding DUF2975 domain-containing protein, with protein sequence MNVKQGSTTFLKVIIFLIGIAMLALCIYWLPEIAIKDAKVHPDTAYFLIPFLVCAYGFCITFSVALYQAFKLLTYIEKNNAFSELSLKSLKVIKKCAFTVIFLILLGIVSLKVLAKITGDDPAGPISLSLMGILATSIIAAIVDALQKPLKNVPDIKSKND encoded by the coding sequence ATGAATGTTAAACAAGGTTCAACCACTTTCTTAAAGGTAATTATTTTTCTGATTGGAATTGCGATGCTTGCTTTATGTATCTATTGGTTGCCTGAGATAGCCATTAAAGATGCAAAGGTACATCCAGATACGGCTTATTTCCTAATCCCCTTTTTAGTATGTGCATATGGATTCTGTATTACGTTTTCTGTTGCGTTGTATCAAGCATTTAAACTACTAACCTATATCGAAAAAAACAATGCTTTCTCTGAATTATCCCTTAAATCTTTGAAGGTTATAAAAAAATGTGCTTTTACAGTCATTTTCCTCATTCTGTTAGGAATAGTAAGCTTAAAGGTGCTTGCTAAAATCACAGGAGACGACCCAGCAGGTCCTATATCACTAAGTCTAATGGGTATTTTAGCAACAAGTATCATCGCAGCCATTGTGGATGCACTTCAAAAGCCATTAAAAAATGTCCCAGATATTAAGTCAAAAAATGATTAA